The following proteins are co-located in the Polymorphospora rubra genome:
- a CDS encoding aldo/keto reductase encodes MRYRRFGRLGWSVGEVGYGMWGIAGGEGGWSGADDETGNVALQEAVELGCNFFDTAWIYGRGHSEELLGDLLRAVPDRRLYVATKIPPKDRRWPSTRESRLEDVFPPDHIHEYVHKSLANLGVDRIDLLQFHVWEDAWADDPSWQKAVTDLRDQGLVDGIGISINRWEPTNAVKALRTGLIDAVQVIYNIFDQAPEDELFGVCDELDIAVIARVPFDEGTLTGTLTLDSTWPEGDWRNSYFVPENLAASVARAEALAKDVPDGWTMPELALRFILRHPTVSTVIPGMRSLRHVRANIATSGAAPLDDALLATVRQHRWDRVPTEWSQ; translated from the coding sequence ATGCGTTACCGCAGGTTCGGGCGGCTCGGCTGGTCGGTCGGCGAGGTCGGCTACGGGATGTGGGGGATAGCCGGCGGCGAGGGCGGCTGGAGCGGCGCCGACGACGAGACCGGCAACGTCGCCCTGCAGGAGGCGGTCGAACTCGGCTGCAACTTCTTCGACACCGCCTGGATCTACGGCCGCGGCCACAGCGAGGAACTCCTCGGCGACCTCCTGCGGGCGGTGCCCGACCGCCGGCTGTACGTCGCCACCAAGATCCCGCCGAAGGACCGGCGCTGGCCGTCCACCCGCGAGTCCCGCCTCGAGGACGTCTTCCCGCCCGACCACATCCACGAATACGTCCACAAGAGCCTCGCCAACCTCGGCGTCGACCGGATCGACCTGCTCCAGTTCCACGTCTGGGAGGACGCCTGGGCCGACGACCCGAGCTGGCAGAAGGCCGTCACCGACCTGCGCGACCAGGGACTGGTGGACGGGATCGGGATCAGCATCAACCGCTGGGAGCCGACCAACGCGGTCAAGGCTTTGCGCACCGGGCTGATCGACGCCGTCCAGGTCATCTACAACATCTTCGACCAGGCGCCCGAGGACGAACTCTTCGGCGTCTGCGACGAACTCGACATCGCCGTGATCGCCCGGGTGCCGTTCGACGAGGGCACCCTGACCGGCACGCTGACGCTGGACAGCACCTGGCCCGAGGGCGACTGGCGCAACAGCTACTTCGTGCCGGAGAACCTGGCGGCCAGCGTCGCCCGCGCCGAGGCGCTCGCCAAGGACGTACCCGACGGCTGGACCATGCCCGAACTCGCCCTGCGCTTCATCCTCCGGCACCCGACGGTGAGCACCGTCATCCCGGGCATGCGCAGCCTGCGCCACGTCCGCGCCAACATCGCCACCAGCGGCGCGGCGCCGCTCGACGACGCGCTCCTGGCCACCGTGCGGCAGCACCGGTGGGACCGCGTACCGACGGAGTGGTCGCAGTGA
- a CDS encoding non-ribosomal peptide synthetase — MDAHLPDPPYEGAPHPGIGAKREFPGHLTVLDLFEQQVATNPDRIAVRYRKSQLTFGEINNMANLYSQRLHRKGVRHGDLVPLFIADGPDFVAGLLATIKLGGAFVPIDPGWPIERLEVIFSQLAPRAVLAVPPTLGTLHALDLGDRTVVLDHEGVTPAGEPLRTFAAHRPDVPRPAPHDLIYGYFTSGSTGTPKCALNRHRGLVNRLTAMSGHFGDGRDQIVLQNSRPTFDSSMWQILWPLVTGGTVVLPDRDGILDLEGTCRTIGRYGITITDFVPSVLSALVTLIEVRPDLRAELAPLRRMLVGGEAATLPVLRRLQQLVPHLRITNTYGPTECSIGSVFHDIGPDRDPVPLGRPIPNTAAVVLDDRLRPVAPGVTGEIWIGGECVGAGYLRDPARTGQVFVPNPFPQITGPLIYRTGDLGHVTPDGLLMFGGRRDDQVKIGGVRVELAEIERALREHETVRDAVVVARGDQDSRALVAYVTLRTGEPPVDTAELLLSAGKHLPAETVPKRLTILDRMPLTPNGKVDRRALTQRADTDTGAADLPYTPPASPEEELVAAVWREVLGRDRVSVTERFADHGGTSLLTHRLGALLGVRLGRPVAIADLLTADTIRAQAQLVAGDAPARSRLDPAALARDALPDPLPTGGAPRPPDRSRRLLVTGVTGFVGAHLLADLLGRPDVAVTCLVRAPGDEAARHRLTAAMRDYGLFDALVYAEKAFADGRLRALAGDLAATGLGLPPADFDRLAEQTDGIVHAGALVNFLHDYADHRAPNVLGTRELLRLAATGRGCRVHAVSTFSALAAEQTPDAAGRFDEDQAPVPELLPSDGYSQSKYVMEQLLDNARTQGLDSVVYRLGEVWPARRTGVANPASLAQSLVYACARTGTVFPTSAVIDHLPADLISRFLAEAACGRRPGGDRVHLLRPVSLRFGDLFERLVERTGARWDSYARFHERLTDLVERHGADQRLVRVAMLLPAPEGDGDGTPSAVDTLFTDSSGRFTVRRTDDHAATGVALLTGSPLDDLTAFVEGLADEVIHR, encoded by the coding sequence ATGGATGCTCATTTGCCCGATCCGCCTTACGAAGGCGCACCACACCCGGGAATTGGCGCAAAACGCGAGTTCCCCGGCCACCTGACCGTCCTTGACCTGTTCGAACAGCAGGTCGCCACGAATCCCGACCGGATCGCCGTGCGCTACCGGAAGTCGCAACTGACCTTCGGCGAAATTAACAACATGGCGAACCTTTATTCACAACGACTCCACCGGAAAGGCGTTCGGCACGGCGATCTCGTCCCACTGTTCATCGCCGACGGACCGGACTTCGTCGCAGGTCTACTCGCGACGATCAAACTCGGCGGCGCATTCGTACCAATCGATCCCGGATGGCCGATCGAACGGCTCGAGGTCATCTTTTCCCAGTTGGCTCCCCGGGCCGTACTCGCGGTACCGCCGACCCTCGGCACGCTACACGCGCTCGATCTGGGCGACCGGACCGTGGTGCTCGACCACGAAGGCGTCACCCCGGCCGGCGAACCGCTGCGCACCTTCGCCGCGCACCGGCCCGACGTACCCCGCCCGGCCCCGCACGATTTGATCTACGGCTATTTCACCTCCGGATCCACCGGCACCCCGAAATGCGCGCTCAACCGGCACCGGGGTCTGGTCAACCGGCTGACCGCGATGTCCGGGCACTTCGGCGACGGCCGGGACCAGATCGTCCTGCAGAACAGCCGCCCCACCTTCGACTCCTCGATGTGGCAGATCCTGTGGCCACTGGTCACCGGCGGCACCGTCGTCCTGCCCGACCGCGACGGCATCCTCGACCTCGAGGGCACCTGCCGCACCATCGGCCGGTACGGGATCACCATCACCGACTTCGTACCGTCCGTGCTCAGCGCGTTGGTCACCCTCATCGAGGTACGCCCCGACCTGCGCGCCGAACTCGCCCCGCTGCGCCGCATGCTGGTCGGCGGCGAGGCGGCCACCCTGCCCGTGCTGCGCCGCCTCCAGCAGCTCGTACCGCACCTGCGGATCACCAACACGTACGGGCCGACCGAGTGCTCGATCGGGTCGGTCTTCCACGACATCGGCCCGGACCGCGACCCGGTCCCGCTCGGCCGGCCCATCCCCAACACCGCCGCGGTCGTCCTCGACGACCGGCTCCGCCCGGTCGCCCCCGGGGTCACCGGCGAGATCTGGATCGGCGGCGAATGCGTCGGCGCCGGCTACCTGCGCGACCCGGCCCGCACCGGGCAGGTCTTCGTACCCAACCCGTTCCCGCAGATCACCGGGCCGCTGATCTACCGCACCGGCGACCTCGGCCACGTCACCCCGGACGGCCTGCTGATGTTCGGCGGCCGCCGCGACGACCAGGTCAAGATCGGCGGGGTACGGGTCGAACTCGCCGAGATCGAACGGGCGCTACGCGAACACGAGACGGTCCGCGACGCGGTCGTGGTGGCGCGCGGCGACCAGGACAGCCGGGCACTGGTCGCGTACGTGACCCTGCGCACCGGCGAACCCCCGGTCGACACCGCCGAACTGCTGCTCAGCGCCGGCAAGCACCTGCCGGCCGAGACGGTCCCGAAGCGGCTCACCATCCTCGACCGGATGCCGCTGACCCCCAACGGCAAGGTCGACCGGCGCGCCCTCACCCAGCGGGCCGACACCGACACCGGGGCCGCGGACCTGCCGTACACCCCGCCCGCGTCGCCCGAGGAGGAACTGGTCGCCGCCGTCTGGCGGGAGGTCCTGGGCCGCGACCGGGTGTCGGTCACCGAACGGTTCGCCGACCACGGCGGCACCTCGCTGCTCACCCACCGGCTCGGCGCGCTGCTGGGCGTACGGCTCGGCCGGCCGGTCGCGATCGCCGACCTGCTCACGGCCGACACGATCCGGGCCCAGGCCCAACTCGTCGCCGGCGACGCCCCCGCCCGCTCGCGGCTGGACCCGGCCGCGCTGGCCCGCGACGCGCTGCCCGACCCCCTGCCCACCGGCGGGGCGCCCCGGCCACCGGACCGGTCCCGGCGACTGCTGGTCACCGGCGTGACCGGGTTCGTCGGCGCGCACCTGCTCGCCGATCTCCTCGGCCGGCCCGACGTCGCGGTGACCTGCCTGGTCCGCGCCCCCGGCGACGAGGCCGCCCGGCACCGGCTGACCGCCGCGATGCGCGACTACGGGCTGTTCGACGCGCTCGTCTACGCCGAGAAGGCGTTCGCCGACGGCCGGCTGCGGGCGCTGGCCGGCGACCTGGCCGCCACCGGCCTCGGGCTGCCCCCGGCGGACTTCGACCGGCTCGCCGAGCAGACCGACGGCATCGTCCACGCCGGTGCCCTGGTCAACTTTTTGCACGACTACGCCGACCACCGGGCCCCCAACGTGCTCGGCACCCGGGAACTGCTGCGGCTGGCCGCCACCGGGCGGGGCTGCCGGGTGCACGCCGTGTCGACGTTCTCCGCGCTGGCCGCCGAACAGACCCCGGACGCGGCCGGCCGGTTCGACGAGGACCAGGCGCCCGTGCCGGAACTGCTGCCGTCCGACGGCTACAGCCAGTCCAAGTACGTCATGGAGCAACTGCTGGACAACGCCCGGACGCAGGGGCTGGACTCGGTCGTCTACCGGCTGGGCGAGGTCTGGCCGGCGCGGCGTACCGGGGTGGCCAACCCGGCGTCCCTGGCCCAGTCGCTGGTCTACGCCTGCGCCCGTACCGGGACCGTCTTCCCGACCTCGGCGGTCATCGACCACCTGCCGGCCGACCTGATCAGCCGGTTCCTGGCCGAGGCCGCCTGCGGCCGACGGCCGGGCGGGGACCGGGTCCACCTGCTGCGGCCGGTGTCGCTGCGCTTCGGCGACCTCTTCGAGCGGCTGGTCGAGCGGACCGGGGCCCGGTGGGACAGCTACGCGCGGTTCCACGAGCGGTTGACCGACCTGGTCGAACGGCACGGCGCCGACCAGCGGCTGGTCCGGGTGGCCATGCTGCTGCCCGCCCCGGAGGGCGACGGCGACGGGACACCGTCGGCGGTGGACACACTTTTCACCGACAGTTCGGGTAGGTTCACGGTGCGCCGGACCGACGACCACGCCGCCACCGGCGTCGCGCTGCTCACCGGATCGCCCCTGGACGATCTGACCGCGTTCGTCGAGGGGCTGGCCGACGAGGTGATACATCGATAA
- a CDS encoding argininosuccinate synthase domain-containing protein, producing MIIEDLAARRVGVVQAGGLSSLALGIWLREQGVDAHHYVADLGQSGPDDLAALVDSLRTAGLPATLVDLRPAMAALGLDLLRYQARHDGGYWNTTGASRLVLVEQLAPVLRADGRTVLAHGCVGGGNDQRRFARYGARLAPDLGVYAPWTDPAALARFPNRAAMYAAVTGAGLWLDPGSDADRSTDANLAGASHESTELEDLATPVAPKTLTPRWSAWPADAPTDGGSVTVTIEAGRVTDVGGHGADPVAVLTAANHLGATHGSWLRDVVERRIIGTRCRGVYEAPGLEVLDVAWHKALEVTLDPYSRALYEQLGGALGAAVYEARYRDPVAAAARAALDALTAAVSATVELTLRGGAVTAAGVRTPGGDTDRQTRFGTGGHQWRDLAPAAA from the coding sequence GTGATCATCGAAGATCTCGCCGCCCGGCGGGTGGGCGTCGTCCAGGCCGGCGGGCTGTCCAGTCTCGCCCTCGGGATCTGGCTGCGTGAGCAGGGCGTCGACGCCCATCACTACGTCGCCGACCTCGGCCAGAGCGGCCCGGACGACCTCGCCGCCCTCGTCGACTCGCTGCGCACCGCCGGACTGCCGGCCACCCTGGTCGACCTGCGGCCGGCGATGGCGGCGCTCGGCCTCGACCTGCTGCGCTACCAGGCCCGCCACGACGGCGGCTACTGGAACACCACCGGCGCGTCCCGGCTCGTCCTGGTCGAGCAGCTCGCCCCCGTGCTGCGGGCCGACGGCCGCACCGTCCTCGCCCACGGCTGCGTCGGCGGCGGCAACGACCAGCGCCGGTTCGCCCGCTACGGCGCCCGGCTCGCCCCCGACCTCGGCGTCTACGCGCCCTGGACCGACCCGGCCGCGCTGGCCAGGTTCCCGAACCGGGCCGCGATGTACGCCGCCGTCACCGGGGCCGGCCTGTGGCTCGACCCCGGCAGCGACGCCGACCGGTCCACCGACGCCAACCTGGCCGGCGCCTCGCACGAGTCCACCGAACTCGAAGACCTCGCCACCCCGGTCGCCCCGAAGACCCTGACCCCGCGCTGGAGCGCCTGGCCCGCCGACGCGCCGACCGACGGCGGCTCCGTGACCGTCACCATCGAGGCCGGCCGGGTCACCGACGTCGGCGGCCACGGCGCCGACCCGGTCGCGGTGCTGACCGCCGCCAACCACCTCGGCGCCACCCACGGCAGCTGGCTGCGTGACGTCGTCGAACGCCGCATCATCGGCACCCGCTGCCGCGGCGTCTACGAGGCGCCCGGCCTGGAGGTGCTCGACGTCGCCTGGCACAAGGCGCTGGAGGTCACCCTCGACCCGTACTCCCGGGCCCTGTACGAGCAGCTCGGCGGCGCTCTCGGCGCCGCGGTCTACGAGGCCCGCTACCGCGACCCGGTCGCCGCCGCGGCCCGGGCCGCCCTCGACGCGCTGACCGCGGCGGTCAGCGCCACCGTCGAGCTGACCCTGCGCGGCGGTGCCGTCACCGCGGCCGGCGTACGCACCCCCGGCGGCGACACCGACCGGCAGACCCGGTTCGGCACCGGCGGCCACCAGTGGCGGGACCTCGCTCCGGCCGCGGCCTGA